The genomic DNA CCACGTTGGCCACAAATTGATCGACCACCGCCGTAATGGCAGGCTTTCCTCCCAAACGGTCATAGAGGGACTTTGTGGCCGTCGCACCGGCCGCCGGGTGTCCGGCTCCGTTCAAACTCCCGGTATCCGCGCAACCGGCCAGCACCGCCAGTGCACTGAGTACAATCGCTCCCATTCCAACACTTTTCGATACCATCATCCGCCCCCCTTGTAATATGTGACCGACTGCTGGCCCTCCTCGACCCACCATGAGCCGAGGTTTTCAACCAGCCGCACCGGTTGACCCCAGACGATAGGGGAGATATGATCTATTCGTCTAATATATTGTTTTCATATGTCCTATAGCTTTCCCCTATAGCGAGAAGTAAAAACCATCATGGAATTGCGTCAAATTGAGTATTTCATGGCCGTGGCGGCCCACCAAAACTTCAGCCGCGCGGCGGAACATGTCCATGTCTCCCAACCTTCTTTATCGATCCAAATCGGCGGCCTCGAAAAGGAACTGGGCACCCGCCTGTTCGACCGGCTCGGCCGGAAAGTCGTCCTGACTCAGGCCGGCGAGTTGTTTCATGTGCATGCGGAGCGGGCTTTGCGAGAGCTGGATCAGGCCGAGCAGGTGGTGCAAGAGCTGCTCGGCGCAAAACGGGGCCGCTTGGTGGTGGGCGCACTCTCAACGGTCAACTCCTACCTCATTGCCCCGCTGGTCTCTCGGTTCAAGCAACGTTTCCCCGACATCCACCTTCAAGTGCATGCCCAGGCCTCGGCAGATGTCGTGAGTGGGCTGCTGTCCAATCGCCTCGACATCGGGATCTGCTTACTGCCGCTGACGCATCCACAACTGACGACCGTCCCGCTGTTTGAAGAACGCCTGGCCCTCGTGGCCCCGGCAGGCATGAACATCGGGAAACGTCGTGCGCGCATCCAAGACCTCGCACGGCTTCCCCTGGTCCTCATGCCGGTCGATTATTGTCTGCGCAAAATGGTTGAAGCCGAATGCGCCAAGGCGGGTGTGCATCCGCAGGTGGTGCTGGAAATGAGTTCACCCGAAGGAATCCTTCAGGCTGTAGCGGAGGGAACGGGAGCCACGATTCTTCCCGAGCTCTACGTCCGCTCGCGACTCCCCGGAATGGATCTACAGGTGATCGATCTCTACGATCCCACTCCCCGTCATGCCGTCGGCTTGGCGTATCTCACGAAGCGACACCGCGGACTGGCCGCTGAGGAGTTTGCAGCGATCTGCCACACGACGATGCGGGACCTGCAATCCGATCCCGAACAGTCCAGGCGGAACCGGCCAACAAGGCGTGCAGCAGGGCAGAAATAGCATCCCCTCTATCCGCTCACCTAACCGCTACCGCTCTAACTGAAAGACCGGCCGCGACCTTGAAAGTCAGACTGCCCCTTGGATAGAATGCCATGTTCTCTGAGTCATCCCCCCGAAATCCTATACCAACTGTCAGAACGGTGTGAGTTCTGAGGATCTGTTCCAAGGAGGCCTTCATGATGCAGCGCAAGTGGGCGTTCACAGCCTTAGTGGCGATGATGGGATCCCTTTACCTCGCTGCCATGGTGAGCGCCGGGCCTTATGAACTCAGCAAGGACGACTTGACCGACCCCAAGGGGATTGCGAGCCCGGACGTGTCCCTCTTCGGAATCAAGTTGGGGGATGATGAAGGAAAAGCGCTGGAGGGGCTGGTGAACGAAAAGATCCCCG from Nitrospira sp. ND1 includes the following:
- a CDS encoding LysR substrate-binding domain-containing protein, with the protein product MELRQIEYFMAVAAHQNFSRAAEHVHVSQPSLSIQIGGLEKELGTRLFDRLGRKVVLTQAGELFHVHAERALRELDQAEQVVQELLGAKRGRLVVGALSTVNSYLIAPLVSRFKQRFPDIHLQVHAQASADVVSGLLSNRLDIGICLLPLTHPQLTTVPLFEERLALVAPAGMNIGKRRARIQDLARLPLVLMPVDYCLRKMVEAECAKAGVHPQVVLEMSSPEGILQAVAEGTGATILPELYVRSRLPGMDLQVIDLYDPTPRHAVGLAYLTKRHRGLAAEEFAAICHTTMRDLQSDPEQSRRNRPTRRAAGQK